TGAGACTGATCCATTGTAAATCACCCTTTCTCTTTGGATTTGACTTTTTCTAATCCTCATACTATAGGGTAATTTCCAAACCTATTTTACAACCAAAAACAGAACATTTGTTCTTATTTATTATACTATTTTTACAATCGGTTGTATATGGTTCGTTTAATTTACCTTCCTTTATATATGGCTAAAAAGGAGGGAATACATTGCAAATGGATGATGCTCTTTCTCTGGTTACCAACGTAGGCTTTCCGGCTGGACTTTGTTTTATTTTGTTGCGGCACATCCTGCACACGATGGAGGAAAAGCTGGATAAGCTGGACGTCTCACTTCATGAGCTGATTCAAGTAATCCAAGATTTAAACGACACTAACAACTCTTCTTCCAAAAGCAGCAAACCTGACGAATAACAAACACAAAGAAGCTCCAGACGACGATCATCCGCCGTTGGAGCCTCTTTGTGCAGCTAATTTAATTACTAATGGTTATTTTCCAGCCTGAGCTTGGTCGTGGGCATTCTGTTCAGTACGGTTCACGTCAGATACTGACAGACCATAAGCCCAGTTACTTTGTGGCGGTACAACCCATACGGTATCTGGATCATCTTTAAGCGTCCAGCCCTGATAGACCAGCTGGGAATCATCCTTACCCAGCGATACACTTAGCGTAAAGCGGTGGACAGGCTTGCTCAGCTCAGAGGCTTTGCGCAAGGCCTGACTGCTGGCCAGGTTTTTGATCTGCTGCGAGAGGGAAGTCGCCGTGTCGCTGGCTACTGACTTTCCGTTCAGCGTCCAAGATGTGGAGGCACTGTCTCCGGTCCCGCTGTTACCGGAGGATTTGAGCATCCATGAAGCATTTTGGCCTTCCCACTCTATTCCGCTCAGCTTGGTATCGTCCCAATCGAACGGCGTTGTATCTATAAAATCTTCAGCACCCAGCAATAACCCTGAAAGAGTATCTATAGGTACAGAAGCTATCTCTTTTTTGTCTGATAATACATAAACAGCATCTCCGGAAGGCAACGTTTCACCGAAAGCAAAGGTACGAACGTCACCCCGCTTGGTCTTAATCTCAATCTGATCATGGGTAGCGGAGATCCCATATTTGGCTACGTCTGTAGGGGAAGATTCCACCACTTCACCCAACTTTACATTTTGAATCGCCGCTAGCCAATGGTCTATTGTATATTGGTTTAGCGGGTAAGTCCGTGGCTTGCTCATACTCCATTGGCCATCATGTTGTTCAAGTTCCACCGACTTG
The Paenibacillus peoriae DNA segment above includes these coding regions:
- a CDS encoding YvrJ family protein produces the protein MDDALSLVTNVGFPAGLCFILLRHILHTMEEKLDKLDVSLHELIQVIQDLNDTNNSSSKSSKPDE
- a CDS encoding DUF4340 domain-containing protein, with product MRKWIPTVLLLVVLGAGIIYAKSQNFFHEQAPAARQLIQLTQENITSFAITGKDGKSVELEQHDGQWSMSKPRTYPLNQYTIDHWLAAIQNVKLGEVVESSPTDVAKYGISATHDQIEIKTKRGDVRTFAFGETLPSGDAVYVLSDKKEIASVPIDTLSGLLLGAEDFIDTTPFDWDDTKLSGIEWEGQNASWMLKSSGNSGTGDSASTSWTLNGKSVASDTATSLSQQIKNLASSQALRKASELSKPVHRFTLSVSLGKDDSQLVYQGWTLKDDPDTVWVVPPQSNWAYGLSVSDVNRTEQNAHDQAQAGK